A genomic segment from Drosophila miranda strain MSH22 chromosome 3, D.miranda_PacBio2.1, whole genome shotgun sequence encodes:
- the LOC108159684 gene encoding low-density lipoprotein receptor-related protein 6 isoform X2 yields MAREPFRKHTQIEPQLCQLTIKYTTKAARCASASFYGGGWSPPFVIFVLMCFGVSDSWQYKNVHGPISSSLVSSSSSSSSSLSSSSNAFINTPATLLFTTRHDIQVANITRPTGGPQIDVLVRDLAEAMAIDFYYAKNLVCWTDCGREVIECAQTNASALLPLSKAPKQTVISTGLDKPEGLAIDWYTDKIYWTDGEKNRIEVASLDGKYQKVLFWTELDQPRAVAVVPGKRLLIWTDWGEYPKIERASMDGDPLSRMTLVKDNVFWPNGLAVDLKSDLIYWTDGNNRFIDVMKLDGSNRRTIVNNLKYPFSLTYFDNRLYWTDWQRGSLNALDLQTRELKELIDTPKAPNSVRAWDASLQPYEDNPCAHNNGNCSHLCLLATNPQGYSCACPTGVKLVSGNSCANGSQEMLFIVQRTQISKISLDSPDYTIFPLPLGRVKYAIAIDYDPVEEHIYWSDVEAYTIRRARADGTAVTDFVTSEVRHPDGLALDWLARNLYWTDTVTDRIEVCRLDGSARKVLIYEHLEEPRAIAVAPSLGWMFWSDWNERKPKVERASLDGSERVVLVSENLGWPNGIALDIVAKTIYWCDGKTDKIEVANMDGSDRRVVISDNLKHLFGLSILDDYLYWTDWQRRSIDRAHKITGNNRIVVVDQYPDLMGLKVTRLREVRGQNACAVGNGGCSHLCLNRPRDYVCRCAIDYELANDKRTCVVPAAFLLFSRQEHIGRISIEYNEGNHNDERIPFKDVRDAHALDVSVAERRIYWTDQKSKCIFRAFLNGSYVQRIVDSGLIGPDGIAVDWLGSNIYWSDAEARRIEVARLDGSSRRVLLWKGVEEPRSLVLEPRRGYMYWTESPSDSIRRATMDGSELQTIVAGANHAAGLTFDQETRRLYWATQSRPAKIESADWDGKKRQILVGSDTDEPYAVSLYQDYVYWSDWNTGDIERVHKTTGENRSLVHSGMTYITSLLVFNDKRQVGANSCKINNGGCSHLCLAQPGRRGMTCACPTHYQLAKDARGTASADCCRTRQTARMCRCRCPARISEPWTMIRSRITFTGSKAGVTASSVLWQMAQR; encoded by the exons TGCATGGACCCATCTCCTCGTCGCTGGTGTCCAgctcatcgtcgtcgtcgtcgtcgttgtcctCGTCCTCGAATGCATTCATCAACACGCCAGCGACGCTGCTGTTCACGACGAGGCACGACATACAGGTGGCGAACATAACCCGGCCGACGGGGGGACCGCAGATCGACGTGCTGGTGAGGGATCTGGCCGAGGCCATGGCCATTGACTTTTACTATGCGAAGAATCTGGTCTGCTGGACGGATTGCGGCCGGGAGGTCATCGAGTGCGCGCAGACGAACGCCTCtgcgctgctgccgctgtcgaAGGCGCCGAAGCAAACTGTGATATCGACGGGGCTGGACAAGCCCGAGGGCCTGGCCATCGACTGGTATACGGACAAGATCTACTGGACGGACGGCGAGAAGAACCGCATCGAGGTGGCCTCGCTGGACGGCAAGTACCAGAAGGTACTGTTCTGgacggagctggaccagcCGCGGGCCGTGGCCGTGGTGCCCGGCAAGCGGCTGCTCATCTGGACGGACTGGGGCGAGTACCCGAAGATCGAGCGGGCCAGCATGGACGGGGACCCCCTGTCGCGCATGACCCTCGTGAAGGACAACGTGTTCTGGCCGAACGGCCTGGCCGTGGACCTCAAGAGCGACCTCATCTACTGGACGGACGGCAACAATCGGTTCATCGACGTGATGAAGCTGGACGGCAGCAACCGCCGGACGATAGTCAACAACCTGAAGTACCCCTTCAGCCTCACGTACTTCGACAACCGCCTGTACTGGACGGACTGGCAGCGGGGCTCCCTGAACGCCCTCGACCTGCAGACGCGCGAGCTGAAGGAGCTGATCGACACGCCCAAGGCCCCGAACTCGGTGCGCGCCTGGGACGCGTCGCTCCAGCCGTACGAGGACAATCCCTGTGCCCACAACAACGGCAACTGCTCGCACCTGTGCCTGCTGGCCACCAATCCGCAGGGCTACAGCTGCGCCTGCCCGACGGGCGTCAAGCTGGTCAGCGGGAACAGCTGCGCCAACGGCTCCCAGGAGATGCTGTTCATTGTGCAGCGGACGCAGATCAGCAAGATCTCCCTGGACTCGCCGGACTACACGATCTTCCCGCTGCCCCTGGGCAGGGTCAAGTATGCGATTGCCATCGACTACGACCCCGTGGAGGAACACATCTACTGGTCGGACGTCGAGGCCTACACGATCAGGCGGGCGCGGGCAGACGGCACGGCTGTGACCGACTTTGTCACCTCCGAGGTGCGCCATCCCGACGGCCTGGCACTCGACTGGCTGGCCCGCAACCTCTACTGGACGGACACGGTGACGGACCGCATCGAGGTGTGTCGCCTGGACGGCTCGGCCCGCAAGGTGCTCATCTACGAGCACCTCGAGGAGCCGCGAGCCATTGCCGTGGCCCCCTCGCTGGGCTGGATGTTCTGGAGCGACTGGAACGAGCGCAAGCCGAAGGTGGAACGGGCCTCCCTCGATGGCTCCGAGCGGGTGGTGCTCGTCTCCGAGAATCTGGGCTGGCCGAACGGCATCGCCCTCGACATCGTGGCCAAGACGATCTACTGGTGCGACGGCAAGACCGACAAGATCGAGGTGGCCAACATGGACGGCTCCGACCGGCGCGTGGTGATCAGCGACAACCTGAAGCACCTGTTCGGGCTGAGCATCCTCGACGACTACCTGTACTGGACGGACTGGCAGCGGCGCTCCATCGACAGGGCCCACAAGATCACGGGCAACAATCGGATAGTGGTCGTGGACCAGTATCCCGACCTCATGGGCCTCAAGGTGACCCGCCTGCGGGAGGTGCGGGGCCAGAATGCGTGTGCCGTGGGGAACGGGGGCTGCTCCCACCTCTGCCTGAACCGGCCCCGCGACTACGTCTGTCGCTGTGCCATCGACTACGAGCTGGCCAACGACAAGCGGACCTGCGTGGTGCCCGCCGCCTTCCTGCTGTTCTCGCGCCAGGAGCACATTGGCCGCATCTCGATCGAGTACAACGAGGGCAACCACAACGACGAGCGGATACCCTTCAAGGATGTGCGCGACGCGCACGCCCTGGACGTGTCGGTGGCGGAGCGGCGCATCTACTGGACGGACCAGAAGAGCAAGTGCATCTTCCGGGCCTTCCTCAACGGCTCCTACGTGCAGCGGATCGTCGACTCGGGTCTGATTGGGCCGGACGGCATCGCCGTCGACTGGCTGGGCAGCAACATCTACTGGTCCGATGCGGAGGCCCGTCGCATCGAGGTCGCCCGCCTGGATGGCAGCAGTCGGCGCGTGCTCTTGTGGAAGGGGGTGGAGGAGCCGCGGTCCCTGGTCCTCGAGCCGCGTCGCGGGTACATGTACTGGACAGAGTCGCCCTCGGACTCCATACGGCGTGCCACGATGGACGGATCCGAGCTGCAAACCATCGTGGCGGGAGCCAACCATGCGGCGGGGCTCACATTCGACCAGGAGACGAGACGCCTCTACTGGGCCACCCAGTCGCGGCCCGCGAAGATAGAGAGCGCCGACTGGGATGGCAAGAAGCGCCAGATACTGGTGGGCAGCGACACCGACGAGCCGTACGCGGTTTCCCTGTACCAGGACTACGTCTACTGGAGCGACTGGAACACCGGCGACATTGAGCGGGTGCACAAGACGACGGGCGAGAACCGCAGCCTCGTCCACTCGGGCATGACGTACATCACCTCGCTGCTGGTGTTCAACGACAAGCGACAGGTGGGGGCCAATTCGTGCAAGATCAACAACGGGGGCTGCTCCCACCTGTGCCTGGCCCAGCCCGGCAGACGGGGCATGACCTGTGCCTGCCCCACCCACTACCAGCTGGCCAAGGACG CCAGAGGAACAGCTTCGGCCGACTGCTGCCGAACACGACAGACTGCCCGAATGTGCCGCTGCCGGTGTCCGGCAAGAATATCCGAGCCGTGGACTATGATCCGATCTCGCATTACATTTACTGG ATCGAAGGCAGGAGTCACAGCATCAAGCGTTCTCTGGCAAATGGCACAAAGGTGA
- the LOC108159684 gene encoding low-density lipoprotein receptor-related protein 6 isoform X1, producing MAREPFRKHTQIEPQLCQLTIKYTTKAARCASASFYGGGWSPPFVIFVLMCFGVSDSWQYKNVHGPISSSLVSSSSSSSSSLSSSSNAFINTPATLLFTTRHDIQVANITRPTGGPQIDVLVRDLAEAMAIDFYYAKNLVCWTDCGREVIECAQTNASALLPLSKAPKQTVISTGLDKPEGLAIDWYTDKIYWTDGEKNRIEVASLDGKYQKVLFWTELDQPRAVAVVPGKRLLIWTDWGEYPKIERASMDGDPLSRMTLVKDNVFWPNGLAVDLKSDLIYWTDGNNRFIDVMKLDGSNRRTIVNNLKYPFSLTYFDNRLYWTDWQRGSLNALDLQTRELKELIDTPKAPNSVRAWDASLQPYEDNPCAHNNGNCSHLCLLATNPQGYSCACPTGVKLVSGNSCANGSQEMLFIVQRTQISKISLDSPDYTIFPLPLGRVKYAIAIDYDPVEEHIYWSDVEAYTIRRARADGTAVTDFVTSEVRHPDGLALDWLARNLYWTDTVTDRIEVCRLDGSARKVLIYEHLEEPRAIAVAPSLGWMFWSDWNERKPKVERASLDGSERVVLVSENLGWPNGIALDIVAKTIYWCDGKTDKIEVANMDGSDRRVVISDNLKHLFGLSILDDYLYWTDWQRRSIDRAHKITGNNRIVVVDQYPDLMGLKVTRLREVRGQNACAVGNGGCSHLCLNRPRDYVCRCAIDYELANDKRTCVVPAAFLLFSRQEHIGRISIEYNEGNHNDERIPFKDVRDAHALDVSVAERRIYWTDQKSKCIFRAFLNGSYVQRIVDSGLIGPDGIAVDWLGSNIYWSDAEARRIEVARLDGSSRRVLLWKGVEEPRSLVLEPRRGYMYWTESPSDSIRRATMDGSELQTIVAGANHAAGLTFDQETRRLYWATQSRPAKIESADWDGKKRQILVGSDTDEPYAVSLYQDYVYWSDWNTGDIERVHKTTGENRSLVHSGMTYITSLLVFNDKRQVGANSCKINNGGCSHLCLAQPGRRGMTCACPTHYQLAKDGVSCIPPKNYIIFSQRNSFGRLLPNTTDCPNVPLPVSGKNIRAVDYDPISHYIYWIEGRSHSIKRSLANGTKVSLLANSGQPFDIAIDIIGRLLFWTCSYSNSINVTSFLGESVGVIDTGDSEKPRNIAVHAMKRLLFWTDVGSHQAIIRARVDGNERVELAYKLEGVTALALDQQSDMIYYAHGKRIDVIDINGKNKKTLVSMHISQVINIAALGGFVYWLDDKTGVERITVNGERRSAELQRLPQITDIRAVWTPDAKVLRNHTCLHSRTKCSHICIASGEGVARSTRDICSCPKHLMLLEDKENCGAYPACGPDHFTCAAPVAGNSDMNKDCIPASWRCDGQKDCPDKSDEVGCPTCRADQFSCQSGECIDKALVCDGTTNCDNGHDEADCCKRPGEFQCPINKLCISAALLCDGWENCADGADESPDICLQRRMAPASDKRAFMILIGATMITIFSIVYLLQFCRTRIGKSRTEPKDDQASDPLSPSTLSKSQRVSKIASVADAVRMSTLNSRNSMNSYDRNHITGASSSTTNGSSMVAYPINPPPSPATRSRRPYRHYKIINQPPPPTPCSTDICDESDSNYTSKSNSNNSNGGATKHSSSSTAACLQYGYDSEPYPPPPTPRSHYHSDVRIVPESSCPPSPSSRSSTYFSPLPPPPSPVQSPSRGFT from the exons TGCATGGACCCATCTCCTCGTCGCTGGTGTCCAgctcatcgtcgtcgtcgtcgtcgttgtcctCGTCCTCGAATGCATTCATCAACACGCCAGCGACGCTGCTGTTCACGACGAGGCACGACATACAGGTGGCGAACATAACCCGGCCGACGGGGGGACCGCAGATCGACGTGCTGGTGAGGGATCTGGCCGAGGCCATGGCCATTGACTTTTACTATGCGAAGAATCTGGTCTGCTGGACGGATTGCGGCCGGGAGGTCATCGAGTGCGCGCAGACGAACGCCTCtgcgctgctgccgctgtcgaAGGCGCCGAAGCAAACTGTGATATCGACGGGGCTGGACAAGCCCGAGGGCCTGGCCATCGACTGGTATACGGACAAGATCTACTGGACGGACGGCGAGAAGAACCGCATCGAGGTGGCCTCGCTGGACGGCAAGTACCAGAAGGTACTGTTCTGgacggagctggaccagcCGCGGGCCGTGGCCGTGGTGCCCGGCAAGCGGCTGCTCATCTGGACGGACTGGGGCGAGTACCCGAAGATCGAGCGGGCCAGCATGGACGGGGACCCCCTGTCGCGCATGACCCTCGTGAAGGACAACGTGTTCTGGCCGAACGGCCTGGCCGTGGACCTCAAGAGCGACCTCATCTACTGGACGGACGGCAACAATCGGTTCATCGACGTGATGAAGCTGGACGGCAGCAACCGCCGGACGATAGTCAACAACCTGAAGTACCCCTTCAGCCTCACGTACTTCGACAACCGCCTGTACTGGACGGACTGGCAGCGGGGCTCCCTGAACGCCCTCGACCTGCAGACGCGCGAGCTGAAGGAGCTGATCGACACGCCCAAGGCCCCGAACTCGGTGCGCGCCTGGGACGCGTCGCTCCAGCCGTACGAGGACAATCCCTGTGCCCACAACAACGGCAACTGCTCGCACCTGTGCCTGCTGGCCACCAATCCGCAGGGCTACAGCTGCGCCTGCCCGACGGGCGTCAAGCTGGTCAGCGGGAACAGCTGCGCCAACGGCTCCCAGGAGATGCTGTTCATTGTGCAGCGGACGCAGATCAGCAAGATCTCCCTGGACTCGCCGGACTACACGATCTTCCCGCTGCCCCTGGGCAGGGTCAAGTATGCGATTGCCATCGACTACGACCCCGTGGAGGAACACATCTACTGGTCGGACGTCGAGGCCTACACGATCAGGCGGGCGCGGGCAGACGGCACGGCTGTGACCGACTTTGTCACCTCCGAGGTGCGCCATCCCGACGGCCTGGCACTCGACTGGCTGGCCCGCAACCTCTACTGGACGGACACGGTGACGGACCGCATCGAGGTGTGTCGCCTGGACGGCTCGGCCCGCAAGGTGCTCATCTACGAGCACCTCGAGGAGCCGCGAGCCATTGCCGTGGCCCCCTCGCTGGGCTGGATGTTCTGGAGCGACTGGAACGAGCGCAAGCCGAAGGTGGAACGGGCCTCCCTCGATGGCTCCGAGCGGGTGGTGCTCGTCTCCGAGAATCTGGGCTGGCCGAACGGCATCGCCCTCGACATCGTGGCCAAGACGATCTACTGGTGCGACGGCAAGACCGACAAGATCGAGGTGGCCAACATGGACGGCTCCGACCGGCGCGTGGTGATCAGCGACAACCTGAAGCACCTGTTCGGGCTGAGCATCCTCGACGACTACCTGTACTGGACGGACTGGCAGCGGCGCTCCATCGACAGGGCCCACAAGATCACGGGCAACAATCGGATAGTGGTCGTGGACCAGTATCCCGACCTCATGGGCCTCAAGGTGACCCGCCTGCGGGAGGTGCGGGGCCAGAATGCGTGTGCCGTGGGGAACGGGGGCTGCTCCCACCTCTGCCTGAACCGGCCCCGCGACTACGTCTGTCGCTGTGCCATCGACTACGAGCTGGCCAACGACAAGCGGACCTGCGTGGTGCCCGCCGCCTTCCTGCTGTTCTCGCGCCAGGAGCACATTGGCCGCATCTCGATCGAGTACAACGAGGGCAACCACAACGACGAGCGGATACCCTTCAAGGATGTGCGCGACGCGCACGCCCTGGACGTGTCGGTGGCGGAGCGGCGCATCTACTGGACGGACCAGAAGAGCAAGTGCATCTTCCGGGCCTTCCTCAACGGCTCCTACGTGCAGCGGATCGTCGACTCGGGTCTGATTGGGCCGGACGGCATCGCCGTCGACTGGCTGGGCAGCAACATCTACTGGTCCGATGCGGAGGCCCGTCGCATCGAGGTCGCCCGCCTGGATGGCAGCAGTCGGCGCGTGCTCTTGTGGAAGGGGGTGGAGGAGCCGCGGTCCCTGGTCCTCGAGCCGCGTCGCGGGTACATGTACTGGACAGAGTCGCCCTCGGACTCCATACGGCGTGCCACGATGGACGGATCCGAGCTGCAAACCATCGTGGCGGGAGCCAACCATGCGGCGGGGCTCACATTCGACCAGGAGACGAGACGCCTCTACTGGGCCACCCAGTCGCGGCCCGCGAAGATAGAGAGCGCCGACTGGGATGGCAAGAAGCGCCAGATACTGGTGGGCAGCGACACCGACGAGCCGTACGCGGTTTCCCTGTACCAGGACTACGTCTACTGGAGCGACTGGAACACCGGCGACATTGAGCGGGTGCACAAGACGACGGGCGAGAACCGCAGCCTCGTCCACTCGGGCATGACGTACATCACCTCGCTGCTGGTGTTCAACGACAAGCGACAGGTGGGGGCCAATTCGTGCAAGATCAACAACGGGGGCTGCTCCCACCTGTGCCTGGCCCAGCCCGGCAGACGGGGCATGACCTGTGCCTGCCCCACCCACTACCAGCTGGCCAAGGACGGGGTCTCCTGCATCCCGCCCAAGAACTACATCATCTTCAGCCAGAGGAACAGCTTCGGCCGACTGCTGCCGAACACGACAGACTGCCCGAATGTGCCGCTGCCGGTGTCCGGCAAGAATATCCGAGCCGTGGACTATGATCCGATCTCGCATTACATTTACTGG ATCGAAGGCAGGAGTCACAGCATCAAGCGTTCTCTGGCAAATGGCACAAAGGTGAGCCTCTTGGCCAACTCCGGCCAGCCGTTCGACATTGCCATCGACATCATTGGGCGGCTGCTCTTCTGGACCTGCTCCTACTCCAACAGCATCAACGTGACCAG CTTCCTGGGCGAATCCGTCGGCGTCATCGATACCGGGGACTCGGAGAAGCCTCGCAACATTGCCGTGCACGCCATGAAGCGCCTGCTCTTCTGGACAGATGTCGGCAGCCATCAGGCCATCATTCGGGCCCGCGTCGATGGCAATGAGCGCGTGGAGCTGGCCTACAAGCTGGAAGGAGTCACGGCGCTGGCCCTGGACCAACAGTCCGATATGATCTACTACGCCCACGGCAAGCGAATCGATGTGATAGACATCAATGGAAAGAACAA GAAAACCCTTGTGTCCATGCACATCTCGCAGGTGATCAACATTGCCGCCTTGGGGGGATTTGTGTACTGGCTGGACGACAAGACCGGCGTGGAGCGGATCACTGTCAACGGAGAGCGTCGTTCCGCGGAGCTGCAGCGTCTGCCGCAGATCACCGACATCCGGGCCGTGTGGACACCGGATGCGAAGGTGCTGCGCAATCACACGTGTCTGCACAGTCGCACCAAGTGCTCGCACATCTGCATAGCCAGCGGGGAGGGTGTGGCGCGCAGCACGCGCGACATCTGCTCGTGCCCCAAGCATCTGATGCTGCTGGAGGACAAGGAGAACTGCGGCGCGTATCCGGCCTGTGGGCCAGACCATTTCACGTGCGCGGCCCCAGTGGCGGGCAACAGTGACATGAACAAGGACTGCATACCCGCCTCCTGGCGCTGTGACGGCCAAAAGGACTGCCCGGACAAGTCGGACGAGGTGGGCTGTCCCACCTGCCGGGCGGATCAGTTCAGCTGCCAGTCCGGCGAGTGCATCGACAAGGCCCTGGTCTGCGATGGTACCACCAACTGTGACAACGGCCACGATGAGGCCGACTGCTGCAAGCGGCCAGGGGAGTTCCAGTGTCCCATCAACAAG CTTTGCATATCGGCCGCGCTGCTCTGCGATGGCTGGGAGAACTGTGCCGATGGAGCGGACGAGTCGCCTGACATTTGCCTGCAGCGGCGCATGGCCCCCGCCTCGGACAAGCGGGCATTCATGATACTGATCGGGGCCACCATGATAACCATATTCTCGATTGTCTATCTGCTGCAGTTTTGCCGCACGCGCATCGGCAAGAGCCGCACAGAGCCAAAGGACGACCAGGCCTCGGATCCGTTGTCGCCCTCGACGCTCAGCAAGTCGCAGCGCGTGTCCAAGATTGCCTCCGTGGCGGATGCGGTGCGCATGTCCACGCTCAACTCGCGGAACAGCATGAACTCGTATGACCGCAATCACATCACGGGGGCCTCCAGCTCCACCACGAATGGCAGCAGCATGGTGGCGTATCCCATCAATCCACCGCCCTCGCCGGCCACCCGGTCGCGGCGCCCGTACAGGCACTACAAGATCATCAATCAGCCGCCACCGCCCACGCCCTGCTCCACGGACATCTGCGACGAGTCCGACTCCAATTACACGAGCAAATCGAATAGCAATAACAGCAACGGCGGAGCCACCAAGCACTCGTCTAGCTCGACGGCCGCCTGCCTGCAGTACGGATACGACAGCGAGCCATATCCGCCGCCGCCAACGCCGCGCTCGCACTACCACAGCGATGTGCGCATCGTACCAGAGTCCTCCTGCCCGCCATCGCCGTCGTCGAGGAGCTCCACGTACTTCTCTCCCCTGCCGCCGCCTCCATCGCCTGTACAGTCGCCCAGTCGAGGTTTTACGTAA